The following coding sequences lie in one Arachis ipaensis cultivar K30076 chromosome B03, Araip1.1, whole genome shotgun sequence genomic window:
- the LOC107633890 gene encoding ABC transporter G family member 11-like, which translates to MNKLLDPSTESHIGITEGEGITVTWENLWVTVADGKKTKPILEGLTGYAQPGRLLAIMGPSGCGKSTLLDALSGRLSPNIKHKGNILINGHKQELAYGISGYVTQDDALLSTLTAQETLYYSAQLQFSDSMPISEKKERADVTLREMGLQNAINTRVGGWGSKGLSGGQKRRLSICIEILTHPRLLFLDEPTSGLDSAASYYVMRRIANLVQKDGIQRTIVASIHQPSSEIFELFHHLCLLSSGKTVYFGPAFDANQFFASNGFPCPTLHNPSDHYLRIINKDFEQDAEEGFGSGITAEEAINILVKSYSLSQIKNKVNTEVANINQSDSGAVEKKRVHADFLTQCLVLIRRSALNYFRDLSNYWLRLAVFIAIALSLGSIYYDIGFGVGSIQARGSLLTFFISLLSFMTLVGGFAPMLEEIKVFERERLNGHYGVTAFLTGNTFSAVPYMLIVTMVPGLISYYLCGLQKGLFHNGAEHLIYFVSVLFAIVMWVESLMLVVGSVSPNYVIGMFIAGGVQGIMILVCGFYRLPNDIPKPLWKYPLYYLSFQKYALQGYFKNEFEGLTFVIGHNMNISGREILRETWHVEMGHSKWLDLGILFVMILVYRMLFLAITKSKEKLKPVFAAITARLESPAII; encoded by the exons ATGAACAAGCTTCTTGATCCCTCAACAGAAAGCCACATAGGCATTACTGAGGGAGAAGGTATAACAGTGACATGGGAGAACTTGTGGGTCACTGTTGCTGATGGAAAGAAAACGAAACCAATTCTGGAAGGTCTTACCGGTTATGCACAACCAGGGAGGCTTTTGGCTATAATGGGACCTTCTGGTTGTGGCAAATCCACACTTCTTGATGCCTTATCAG GAAGATTGAGcccaaacataaagcataaaggGAATATTCTAATAAATGGGCACAAACAAGAACTGGCTTATGGAATATCA GGATATGTAACACAGGATGATGCTTTGCTTTCAACTTTAACAGCTCAGGAGACTTTATACTACTCAGCTCAGCTTCAGTTCTCTGATTCCATGCCCATatcagagaagaaggaaagagctGATGTAACTCTTAGGGAAATGGGTCTGCAAAATGCCATTAACACAAGGGTTGGAGGATGGGGTTCTAAAGGACTCAGTGGGGGACAGAAGAGGAGACTAAGCATCTGCATTGAGATCTTAACACATCCAAGACTCTTGTTTCTTGATGAACCAACAAGTGGACTTGATAGTGCAGCTTCTTATTATGTCATGAGAAGAATTGCTAACCTTGTTCAGAAAGATGGCATTCAAAGGACTATTGTTGCATCTATTCATCAACCTAGCAGTGAAATTTTTGAACTCTTCCATCACCTTTGTCTTCTGTCTTCTGGTAAAACTGTATATTTTGGTCCTGCCTTTGATGCTAATCAG TTTTTTGCTTCAAATGGTTTTCCTTGTCCAACACTCCATAACCCTTCTGATCATTACTTGAGGATCATAAACAAAGATTTTGAACAG GATGCTGAAGAAGGCTTTGGTAGTGGAATAACGGCAGAGGAAGCTATTAATATTCTTGTGAAGTCTTATAGCTTGTCTCAGATTAAAAACAAAGTCAATACAGAAGTGGCAAACATAAACCAAAGT GATTCTGGTGCAGTAGAGAAGAAGAGGGTCCATGCTGACTTCCTGACTCAGTGCCTTGTTCTTATAAGAAGATCTGCACTGAATTATTTCCGCGACTTGAGCAATTACTGGCTGCGCCTTGCTGTGTTTATTGCAATAGCTCTAAGCTTGGGCTCTATCTACTATGATATTGGCTTTGGTGTTGGATCTATTCAG GCTAGAGGATCTCTGCTTACTTTTTTCATTTCCCTTTTGTCTTTCATGACACTTGTTGGTGGATTTGCTCCAATGCTAGAGGAAATCAAG GTATTTGAAAGAGAGAGATTGAATGGACACTATGGAGTTACAGCATTTCTCACAGGGAACACATTTTCTGCTGTTCCATACATGCTAATAGTAACCATGGTTCCGGGACTAATATCCTATTACCTTTGTGGACTCCAGAAAGGACTATTCCACAATGGAGCAGAACACTTGATATACTTTGTATCAGTGCTATTTGCCATAGTTATGTGGGTTGAGAGCCTCATGCTTGTTGTAGGAAGTGTGTCCCCTAACTATGTTATAGGCATGTTCATTGCTGGTGGAGTCCAAGGAATCATGATCCTAGTTTGTGGATTCTATAGGTTACCAAATGATATTCCAAAACCCTTATGGAAATACCCTTTGTATTATCTGTCATTTCAAAAGTATGCACTCCAAGGGTATTTCAAGAATGAATTTGAAGGCTTAACATTTGTGATTGGTCATAACATGAACATTAGTGGTAGGGAAATACTAAGAGAGACATGGCATGTGGAAATGGGACACTCTAAGTGGCTTGATCTTGGAATCTTGTTTGTAATGATTCTTGTGTACAGAATGCTGTTCTTGGCAATCACTAAGAGCAAGGAGAAGTTGAAGCCTGTTTTTGCTGCTATTACTGCTAGACTTGAGTCACCAGCAATCATATAA
- the LOC107631655 gene encoding 2-carboxy-1,4-naphthoquinone phytyltransferase, chloroplastic, translating into MAATCYNLIHGFGHNKLHIHITYSKRCNVDYKRIHTRHLLLLKPRNPHQQHVSRSGFGEEQFEDSVSRRTLIWRAIKLPIYSVALVPLTVGSAAAYMQTGTFSARTYFVLLASSVLVITWLNLSNDVYDFDTGADKNKKESVVNLVGSRNGTFVAAYLCFALGFIGLTWASVQARNMPSIVLLACAIICGYVYQCPPFRLSYRGLGEPLCFAAFGPFATTAFYLLQGSASAMSRLPLTGTVISVSILVGLTTSMILFCSHFHQIEGDMEVGKMSPLVRLGTAKGAEVVKVAVMALYALLIAFGLCKALPLASIFLCALTLPIGNLVVRFVQENHKDKSKIFMAKYFCVRLHALFGAALACGLVAARVV; encoded by the exons ATGGCAGCCACTTGCTATAACCTCATCCATGGCTTTGGTCACAACAAACTCCACATACACATTACTTACTCTAAACG CTGCAACGTGGATTACAAAAGGATACATACAAGGCACTTGTTGCTACTTAAACCAAGAAACCCACACCAACAACACGTCTCTCGTTCTGGGTTTGGAGAGGAACAATTTGAAGACTCTGTTTCAAGGAGAACCTTGATTTGGAGGGCAATCAAGTTGCCAATTTACTCTGTTGCTTTGGTTCCTCTAACT GTAGGCAGTGCAGCAGCTTATATGCAGACGGGTACGTTCTCTGCTAGGACCTATTTTGTGCTCTTGGCTTCTTCGGTTCTTGTTATTACCTGGCTTAATTTAAG CAATGATGTTTATGATTTTGATACTGGTGCTGACAAGAACAAAAAGGAATCTGTTGTAAATCTAGTTGGCAG CCGGAATGGAACCTTTGTTGCTGCCTACTTGTGCTTTGCTCTTGGCTTCATTGGCCTCACTTGGGCTTCTGTTCAGGCACGAAATATGCCTTCAATCGTGCTTCTTGCTTGCGCAATTATATGTGGCTATGTATATCAG TGTCCGCCATTTCGCTTAAGCTACCGAGGACTGGGAGAGCCCCTGTGCTTTGCAGCATTTGGTCCTTTTGCTACTACTGCTTTTTATTTATTACAAGGCAGTGCAAG TGCCATGAGCCGTTTGCCCTTAACTGGGACAGTTATCTCGGTGTCAATTCTAGTTGGCCTCACAACTTCCATGATCTTGTTTTGTAGTCATTTCCATCAG ATAGAAGGGGACATGGAAGTTGGAAAAATGTCACCATTG GTTAGACTAGGCACTGCAAAAGGCGCAGAGGTAGTGAAAGTGGCAGTCATGGCACTCTATGCTCTTTTGATTGCTTTCGGTCTGTGCAAGGCGCTTCCCCTAGCCAGTATT TTCCTTTGTGCCTTGACCTTACCAATTGGAAACTTGGTAGTGAGATTTGTGCAAGAAAATCATAAG GACAAAAGCAAGATCTTCATGGCAAAGTACTTTTGTGTGAGGTTACATGCTTTGTTTGGAGCAGCTCTGGCTTGTGGGCTGGTAGCGGCTAGAGTGGTTTAA